The Selenomonadales bacterium nucleotide sequence TCGCTTATCGGAAGTGGTATTGTTATCTATGCGCAGACGATGGTGCTGCAGCACGTTGGGCAGAAGATCATTCATCAAATGCGCGAGCGTGTATTGAAGCGTATCTTGTCAGAGCCGTATGATAGTCTGCAAAGAAAGTCGGTCGGTGCGATGCTGACGAATGTGACGAACGATACAGAAGCTGTCAAAGAACTGTATACAGGTGTTTTGGTCGCGTCGATCTGTGATGTATTGATCGTAGTCGGTATCTTGATCGCGATGCTCGTTATGAATTGGCAGTTGGCTATATTTGTCTTAATCATGATGCCGATCATATTGTGGGGCATTGAATGGTATAAACAATATAGCCGCAGTGTGTATCGTGTACTTCGCGAGAAAAATGCACAAGTAAATATATATCTGCAGGAAAGCCTGCAGGGAATTACTATCGTAAAAGCATTTTCGCGACTAAAGCAAAGTGAAGATGAGTTCCAAGCAGTCAGTCGGGATTATCTGGACGCAGGTGTGCGAGAGATCAAGGTGACTGTTCTGTTCCGTCCGATGATTGACTTGTTCGCTATCCTTGCTATCGTGTCGGTTCTCGTGATGAGTGAG carries:
- a CDS encoding ABC transporter ATP-binding protein, with protein sequence MTNNRSAALNIGNVGRLLMRFAKPSRYLFLLAGVLMLTATLLDLLRPYLLKVAIDDAVMQGDMMSLYHIIGIYFASLIGSGIVIYAQTMVLQHVGQKIIHQMRERVLKRILSEPYDSLQRKSVGAMLTNVTNDTEAVKELYTGVLVASICDVLIVVGILIAMLVMNWQLAIFVLIMMPIILWGIEWYKQYSRSVYRVLREKNAQVNIYLQESLQGITIVKAFSRLKQSEDEFQAVSRDYLDAGVREIKVTVLFRPMIDLFAILAIVSVLVMSEMVTMAGGLEIGVIVAFIRYTEKLFFPIKDLAEKYNLLQSALAAAERIYHL